The sequence below is a genomic window from Acomys russatus chromosome 6, mAcoRus1.1, whole genome shotgun sequence.
acacacacacacacgaaagaaggAAGCTTAGTTGGAAAAAAGGATTAGTGGGGGAGTGGAAGGGGGCTGAGACATAATGGGGGAGCAAATATAACATATTATCATATATAAGTTAACAAATTCCAATTAAAGCACATCTGAACACTgaaaatgtgtgtctgtgggatgGGCAGGGAAAGGTGATGTCTTTGCACAAGCTACATTTGTGAGCTGATGGGAATAATCACATTTAGGAGTTGCATGTAACAGAGCAGTTGACTGTTGGAGAGCTCTGCAGAAACCACACAGCACCAGGGCTGGATGCAAGGGAAAGACATGCTCTGACTCTTAGAAAAGATGGGGCAGAAATGGCTCAAGATCACCACTCCTGTCATCAGTCTCAGTGCTACTGAGAAGACTTCTAACAAAGCTGCAGTTCGTTTTTGTTTATTCTAACAGCCCAAGATGAAAATTTTGGCCATAGAGTCAGATTAGGGCACAAAAGTTAAGAAGGCACCGACTCTTAAGTGCTCACTCTCAGTGCCTCCTTAAATTTGGTCTGGAAATCCTGGCTTGCTTCACTCTAGTGTACTTCCTGCCTGGAAGGCCTTTTAAGACATGGCCACTGGGAGCTCCGTGAGGCTGATTATTACTTGTAGTCATTATGACTCTTTCTCTACCGTTCTTGCAGTGTCACTCTTTGCCAGGAATTACCACGGCAGCGGGACGATACCAGTGGCTCCGGGCTTTCTGTAAGGTGCCTCTGACACTCTgacttccctgggcttgaaggaTACAGAGTCCTTGGGAAGAGGATGTGAAGCACCGGGGTACTGAAGGCGCCATGGCAGAGGGTTGGGTGAGTGGTAGCACCTAGCTTGGAGCTCTCCCAGGTAAGGCTATAAGCACTGGACTCTCCCAGCCTGACAGTGAGCATTGTGACCTGTCCTCTGATTCCTCTGATTCATTCTAGTCTCGCCTTCCTTGTGAGGCCAGCAACTTGAAAACACAGCTATCCAAGGCTTTCCTTCTCTGCTAGGTGGGAGTTGGTCGTTTGCTCTCCCTGGAGCTCCCGTGCCCCCCTTTCCCTGTGGGACTTTCTCTTAGTGGGGTTGGATTCTCTCTCACCTATGAATGGCTGAATTTATTTTAGGTCCTGCAAAAATCCAGTCACTGCATTAATCAGATTAAGACAGTTCACCAATGGGACCCAGCATCCCTGGATTACTTTGTTACTTTACAGTTCcagtacacttacacacacattccCTTGCCTGCAATTCTgcaaattatgtaattatgtacCAGCTTTATGCATGGGAAACTGAGGTGAagagaaatgagatttttttttccttaaaggcaGACAATTTCGTAGGTGACATGCTTGAACTATGAATTCTCATTCTAGAAGTTTTCCTATATATAGCCTTCTTGCCTCTCTAGTCAACCCTAGGAGGAGCCAGCCCAAACTAACAATGCCTTTAAGTATTTCCACCCAGCCTTCCCTCCCATCTATTGTCTTTTGATTTACACTTTCAGAAACCAATTCCTCCTACTCCTCCATCATATCCCTTTCCCCATTCTCAATCGACCCCTCACCTGGGTGGTCCAGCTGGGACAATAATAAGTACATGGTGAAGCTCAGGAAAGAACAGTTGCAGTTCCAGGGGTTTCCACTTAGATATACGGTCTTGAGTACCACCAGGTGCTGGAAGGCATCATGGCTGATGGTCTGCAATCCAGTGTTTCTGAGGTCCAGGTATATCAAGGAGGTGATGTTGGCAAAGACATATTTGTCAAGATACAACAGGTGAGGGTTGTTTGAAATGTTCAGCCGTACCAGGTTGCTGAGCACCGAGAAACTGAGTGGGGCGATGGAAGTTAGGTTGTTGGAGCTGAGGTCAAGGTATATGAGTTTGAAGACCCCAATGAAGGTGTATTCCATCACCTCTCGGATCCGGTTGTTCTGACAGTCCAAGTACACAAGGTCGCTGAGGAATCCTAGCTCCAAAGCTGGTAAGCTAGCGATCCTGTTATTGTTGAGGAATAGCCTCCGGGTGTTCAGAGGAATGTCAGGTGGGTATTCCGTTAGCTGCATGTCTGTGCAGGATACTTCTTGGTCTTGACACACACAATTCTTTGGACACTTGGACCCTGATACCAGCCCCATTCCAAGAGAAAAGAGTAACAACCGGGGGCCAGGGCCTGAAGCAAGGGACATAGTAAGGAGCCAcggttccttccccctccttctacCTTCCCGAGGGCGGGTACAAGCCGTCCTTCTGACCTGAAGGCTGccgaggggtggggcagggcaggggatgGGTGCTGGAAAAAACTGTAACACTCTAGCTTTGCGCAAAGCAATTTTCCATTACAGGAGAACTGAACAGAAGTTGAAACGCGAGGCCCAGTGCCCTGCTGCCTGCCGGCCGGCTTGGTGGCTCTGCCGCGCTTGGCTCGCTCAGTTGCTCAGTTCGTAGTGCTGTTGGAAGCTTGCCCACTTGGCGGCTTTGAAAGGTCTCACCCTTTCCCTGCCTTTGTTAGTGAAGGGGAGCCAGGGGAGAACCACATGACAATGAGGTTGCCAGTTGACACTTTTGTGATGTCAGCAGCCTCAGGAGTCTGTGGCCGGAGGGGGGCgggcagaaggagagaggctTCTTACCTCTTCTCCTGGGTGGTGTAGGGTGTTTTTTGTGTGTAGGTAAGCTTGCTCTCTGAAGGAGTTAgccatgtgggggggggggtgggggggcgagaGGGGGACACACACAtgagggcagtgtgtgtgtgtgtcccagggcACGCTTGGAGTGTTCATAGCATCTCTTCACCGCGCGAGTCAGAGAGGATTTGGCTAGGGCTCTAATTAGTAGTGGGAACCTCGGTTGCATCCAGCCCCACCATCCTCTCTGACTACCACCTCTCAGAGGGGTGCCAATTGTTTTTAGAAGATAGGAATGAGGTTGGGCTCTTTTGTAATGAAGGCAAGGGAATTTGTTGCTAAGGTGGGactcttaagattttatttctaagttGTATATTCCTTGTCTacatttggagtgtgtgtgtgtatgtgtgtgtgtgtgtgtgtgtgtgtgtgtgtgtgtgtgtgtaagacttcTATTTAATAACAATTATAAGTTATTCCCCTTAAGACAAAGCCcaaatgcacacataaaaaaatgaTATGAACCATTTCTTACTGCTTGTATTTTCCTAGAACTTTAAACACACTGAGTACATTTCTAGTGCTTCTACTGTGAGTTTCTTCTCATTAAGTTCTTGATCTATGAGAGCAGTCTTTCGGAGGCACGAGGTCTGGAAGCCTTTCTCTGGGATGTGCAACTCATTGGGGGAAGGTATGAGGTCAGAAATGGGGGTAGTGCTAAATGGCTTATTTATGGAAAATAGTACCTTGTTCTTTAGAGAACTTCACATATAATGTAGGTGGGAATATTAATAACTCAATGAAATCTATATTTAgcttagcacagtgcctggttCTGtgcatttaataaacatttattgaatgaCTGATGCGTGAATGTCTCTGATGGTTTGCTCCCTTGCTTCTCTGCCAAGAGAGAAATTAATAAAGTCAAGTGGATTCATGGCTAGTTAGCTAATGCTTGATTGTGTTGGCTGACTCAGCGTTTCTTGGGTGACTGTCTGGAAATTAACATGATGACTTAGGGATGTTTACTAAATTGAAAGTGACCTTCTTTAAGCAGAATTTCAAACACTTAGTGTAATGAGAGAAATGACAGTTGTACTAATTGAAGCAAGATTTAATTGATGGGGAAGCCAAcctatataattaaaaaaaaatctgtttaaaaaaacataagCAAGTCCTTCCCTAGATCTTAGAACATTGCTCATGAGATAAAATTAGGACATAAAAGTCTACAAAGTGATATTACCATTCACAGTGGTATACCTCCACAGGTCAGGCGTCCTAGGGACACTTTATTAGGTGTGGGTCATGTGTGCTGGCAGCCTTGGTCCCATGAATGATGGTCACTGACTGACCCCCAGACCTCTCAGAATGCTCCTACTGACTTCCTATTCTCTCTTTTTGAAAACCTTTTTAATTGATTCATTTAATTTATGTATGCttatggtgtatatgtgtgtggggatACCCATGCCACATGGTGCaaatggaagacagaggacaacttgcaggcatTCTTTctcaccacgtgggtcctggggactgaactcaggtcatcagccttggtgaCAAGTGGCGTTACACAgtaagccacctcaccagcctctTCACCTTTCTTTtacaccattctctctctctctctctctctctctctctctgagtcttcTTTTCCTCAGGGAACCATGACTCCAGGTTGCCTTAGGAAAGTGACGTCAAGCTGGCCTTACCTGCTTGACCATACTATGGCAAAAGCACTCTTACTTACAAAATCCTCGGAAGAGTAAGCCATGCTAAAGGTTACTGAGTTGCAGTAACTAGCCACATCTTACTCCCTGGAATGGTCAACCTCAGTCATTCTTTATGCAGTTTCTAAGCCTGAAGGCTCAACATTCACAGGTACTTTGCAACTTCGGGAGAGTAGGCATACTTACTGTGTTTATTTTGATAGCTAAGTAAATGTTGTTAGAAGGCTGGCCCAGGTGGgaaggtagggggtggggggtgggcatggagggtggctcagtcagtgaagcaCTTGTCATgtgagcctgaggacctgagtttagccCTCAGAACCCATATTAAAAAACCTACAagcacagcactgggaaggcaaagaCAAGTGGACATCTGGGCCTTGCTGGCTGGCTAGCCTGGCATAGTCAAAGTTGTGCTGTGCAAGCATTTCCCCCACTGAGTTATATGCCTAGCCATCtctcttatttgtttctttggtttttttttttttcctgtctgtagctcaggctggccttgtacctGCAGAGGAATGCTTTGCAGGATTTCTGACCATTTCTGAAGAGTTGGGTTTAATGTGATGATGGGCTTCTTGCTAGGTGAACACCTACTGACTGCGCCTAGCGCTCAGCCCCACCTCATTCCTGTTCTTAGAGTAAGCGTGGAGACTGCTCAGTAAATTAGCTTTCTTGTAAAGGGAAGACGCTAAAGAGGAAAAACCAGTTTGTTTACTCAGAGAAGAGGTGCCAAGTCAGCTTCAGGTATTTTTACTGTCTATGTTTTAGAGGGCAAAGGCCAAGGAAATGCCCTTGTCCCAGGCGTCTCCCCCCCACCTTCATTATTTGACCAGTTGCTTCCACCTGTTttctgaactcagagcctctaaACTTTGGTGCACAGGCTATGCTGGCTTCTCTTTGAGGTTCTTTACTGTTCTTTAGGCTTTTTTACTGTTGCCCTAGTAACAGAATTATTAAGCCAAGTGTTCCAGGCCTGGCGTGTGTGTTCCGCGTGAGGTAGTGTCTGTCGCATCCAGCACTTCTTTCCTTCTCACGCCCACTCCCTCACGTCAGTCCTTCTGTCCCTCACACTTAGCCTGCTGTCCTGTCCCCTCCATGGCCACGTGCTCACCCCTCCTCGATGCGGTTTGCTCAGGCTTCGGATTTCCTCCTTGGCCATTTCCTCATCCAACTGGCTTTCAAAGCTCCTCAAATTTGCCCTAAAGTATAACCCACCGTGCATCAGTGTTCTAAGCAGAGCAAGTCATTGCTGCAGGGGATGGCTAGGGGGTAGTCAATAAAAATTAGAAGGGAGACTCCCCAGGCTCAACAAGGCAATGTAGTGTAAAGTTGAAGCATATACAATTTTATCCACACAGTGTTTCTCAATGCTCAGCATCCTATAGCTGGATTCTTAATAAGAAAGTTTCTTAGAATTCACTTTCCCCATGTGCAAAATGGAGATAATGCTAGTGATGTCATGTGAggtttctttccctcctctcagagaaGCTCATCTAGTGTTGGTTTAGGGTTGTAGAGACAGCTCACAGCATGACGTATGATGCACAAGTGTGAGGATCCCAAGTTCAGATCCTTAGGACCTGGGGAAagctaggtgcagtggcacacctCTGCGACCTCAGTATTAGATAAGGTGGTCTGGGGCcagaacagacagacatgtgccactggaGTTCTGGAACTTACCTGAAGTCTTTCTGGCTATCCAGTTTAGGTGACCTGGTGAGTTCCAGATTtactgagagatcctgcctcaaaaaataaagtggagacaGAGAAGTTCAGGGCTCCAAGGAAACTATCAGGGAAGGACTTAGAACCTCCAATTCCCCCACATACCAGAACCCCAGGAACACAGGCTGCAAAAGCCAGTggtttccactccctcttcttcACACAGCAGCGACCCAGGGAGATCTAAGAACTCCACCTTTCAGTTGGGCAGAGCTGTGCCAGCAACCCAACCCACAagggtcttttatttttctattattcaaTTTCCATGCTGGCACCCATGGCTCATGCTGGTTTTGCTCtttgtgttgtggtggtggttttgtacGTTGCTCAGTTAGGTTTTGGGAGCACTGTTTCCCCACCTAGCTCCCTGTAATTCATTCTTTACTCTTTATCCAGCACATCTTATGTGCCCCTTCTCTCATTGTCTTTCTCCTGTTATCCTgactctctcctttttctttaattgtaatCTTTCACAAATGAAACACACTCTAAAATCTGTGAACCCTAACAGTATCCCAACTTTCCCCTCCCAGCTGTTTTACTCACCTTAATTTATATCTTTTCAAAGCCCATCTAATACTTTATCCTTACCCGCCccactttccttcttctttctaaTCATGTTCACTAAAATCGGAGTCTACTCCATACTTGGTTGTTTATCCTCCAGCAGTTCTTAAAGTAAGAAGGGCATGTTTATCCATCAACTACTATAGCATTTGCAGAGAGGTGACAGCaagcagctgtggctgctctcTCAGCTAATATTCCCACTCAGAGAATAATCTAGAGCTGATAACAGACACCTTGAGCTCCAGACTGAGGAATTATTTTCTCAATTATATGCTCATCCAAGTCCCATTTCAACATTTGAACAACTTCAACTGAAGGAATAtagctgattaaaaaaataaataaaccaagcaACAAAATAACAGCAGATGCATAAATACCAACACAGTAACAttagaaacatgaaaacaaaaacaaaaacaaaaacaaaaaaacaagacagcacAACTCTTCCAAAAATTATTAACCTTAAAAGAATGGCATCTACTGAGAATCAGTTAGATGATATGTCGGAGAACTCACAAGAGAGATTTTAAGTATGTGCAGACACAGACAGCTGAACAAAGGAAAGAGGGTGCTAGGTTATATATGAAAGAAGGcttccacacagagaaatcctgaagAAAAGCCACTCTGAAATGCGGGAAATAAAAAGCACAGTACACCAAATAAAAAACTGTGGCAAGTGTCTTCTATAGAGTCAAGGAGAAGACGGAGTTTCTGAGCTGGAAGATGAAGTGGAGAAACTGAGCACAAGGACAAAGACGAAAGAAGAATAAGTTACCAGTGGGAACCTTGAGATAAACATGACACATCCTGAAAAGACCAGATCTACAGGCTACACAGTGGAAGAATCTCCTTCTAAAggtacagaaaacattttttatttggttttttgagatggggttcttctgtgtagccctggctataccagacttgctttgtagaccagtctggtctcaaactcacagtgatctgtctgcctctgcctcccgagggctgggattaaggacGTGGTCCACCTcgcctggctttgtttgtttgtttcagaaaacGTTTTTAAAGGTATCATACAAAAGATTTCTCAAGAGATGTCAACCCACATACTAGTCATTTAGGatactacacagaaaaaccagaaaatacttttatgtcATGTTCTAattaaacactaaatatacagaataaagtaTATTGAAAATGACAATTGGGAAAATGAGGTCATATATAAAAGTGGTATCACCAGAGTAACAACAGATTATCCAACTGAAATATTAAGAGCTATAGGGACTTGATGCATTTCAAGTTCTGAAAGATAACAACTGCCAGTCTATAATACTATAGTGAAACTAGATGACacaatggaaggaaaaagaaaaactttccatgataaaaatagactaaagaAATGTATGGGCTAAGCCAGTTCTATAGAAGGTACTCAAAGGAATCACACAGCCTGAAGAGAAAAATCCTTCCATCCATGAAGCCACAGAAAGGAACAAACCATTCTAGAAtgacagaaaaagaggaagaaaacccccacacaataaaatgaagaaaatggcagAAATCAGAACAAAGCTTTCAAGAATAACTCTGACTAGTAATAGTCTCAATTCCCCCATCAAACGGCACAGTCTAGAAGACTGCATTAAGAAACCAGGAATCATCCATTTGCTGCCTCCAAGAAATGTGCCTCATCACTAAAGACAGGCACGATCTCAGGGTGATAGGACCAACCAT
It includes:
- the Lrrc52 gene encoding leucine-rich repeat-containing protein 52 isoform X1, which encodes MSLASGPGPRLLLFSLGMGLVSGSKCPKNCVCQDQEVSCTDMQLTEYPPDIPLNTRRLFLNNNRIASLPALELGFLSDLVYLDCQNNRIREVMEYTFIGVFKLIYLDLSSNNLTSIAPLSFSVLSNLVRLNISNNPHLLYLDKYVFANITSLIYLDLRNTGLQTISHDAFQHLVVLKTVYLSGNPWNCNCSFLSFTMYLLLSQLDHPAIRRQVQVMKIATSSRLIWSTLKIPDDQDAICEEPMELAGWPITRVGNPLQYMCITHLDQQDYIFLLLIGFCIFAAGTVAAWLTGVCAVLYQNAHRKSSGDDMEDEYGIRVTHQIFRSNTQFNQGRSLI
- the Lrrc52 gene encoding leucine-rich repeat-containing protein 52 isoform X2 encodes the protein MSLASGPGPRLLLFSLGMGLVSGSKCPKNCVCQDQEVSCTDMQLTEYPPDIPLNTRRLFLNNNRIASLPALELGFLSDLVYLDCQNNRIREVMEYTFIGVFKLIYLDLSSNNLTSIAPLSFSVLSNLVRLNISNNPHLLYLDKYVFANITSLIYLDLRNTGLQTISHDAFQHLVVLKTVYLSGNPWNCNCSFLSFTMYLLLSQLDHPDDQDAICEEPMELAGWPITRVGNPLQYMCITHLDQQDYIFLLLIGFCIFAAGTVAAWLTGVCAVLYQNAHRKSSGDDMEDEYGIRVTHQIFRSNTQFNQGRSLI